The Schistocerca gregaria isolate iqSchGreg1 chromosome 1, iqSchGreg1.2, whole genome shotgun sequence genome includes a window with the following:
- the LOC126280509 gene encoding uncharacterized protein LOC126280509 — protein sequence MTVTDELEQNQQGDKKSIESVQASASTEMAGIKSGGKVEELDMSAMLQLLSEMKETKASLEERTDEIEDRVDNVEDKLNEVELTIKREVEETAKYFESFSSERKIKDREMITRIDLHTKNVDDKLSLFENKENYHDII from the exons atgaccgtgacagacgagttggaacaaaatcagcagggggataaaaagtctatcgaaagtgttcaagcaagtgctagtacagaaatggcaggTATAAAATCGGGaggaaaggttgaagaattagatatgtctgctatgttgcaattact atcTGAAATGAAAGAGACAAAAGCCAGTTTGGAGGAGCGaacagacgaaattgaagatagggtagacaatgtggaagataaactcaatgaagtcgaattaacaatcaaacgggaagtggaagaaaccgcaaagtattttgaatcattttcgagtgagagaaaaattaaagatagggaaatgattaccagaattgacttacatacgaaaaatgtcgatgacaaattgtcattgttcgaaaacaag gaaaattaccatgatataatttga